Part of the Lycium ferocissimum isolate CSIRO_LF1 chromosome 6, AGI_CSIRO_Lferr_CH_V1, whole genome shotgun sequence genome, tttttttttttaatgtgaaaactaaataatcagttacttttccattttttcagctatttttttattttctataatttttgatatatttttacaaaaactattatttttcagtttgttttaaaaaaaaaaaaaaaaaaaaaatccatgtaGGTGCCATTGTGACATTATTTATCCACGTGGACAACACTTAacaacatttttatataaaatggagagtGTAGGTCACATgccattcaagaataatttgaggCGTGTTTTATGCAAACTAGATAATGATAGTTTAAGTAGTTTTCTCAACTTTCTAATAGTTTAGGTGTGAAACTAAAAAAACAGTGATAGTTGAGGtatatttttgacccttatatCAAAGTATAATGAAGTACTTGGAGCTTTTCTCCATGTGAAACTACCTTATAATTGTGGTTCTATTAATTAGTATCCAAACTAGCTAGGAAATGTGAGTGGCTCATAGACAAATTGTGTAATTAGTACTCTGAAGCCTGATTTATTTTGGCACCCTTCCTAGAAGGTGGTGAAGTGGCTAGATGCTTCTTAggtgtatttatttttattggtatgataATATTTACAGTTTATTGTTCAAAAACAATTGTGGTTTTACTATCTAAAAAAGAGTACATGTGTTTATCATTCTTTATGATCACCTTTAGACAACAAAAGGAATTAAGTATTTAAATTCTTTTTGACACATCAAACCATCAATATTATAGCTAGTCTAGCCAAGTTGATAGAAGATTAAAAGTGCTTATCTTAGAAAATTGAAGGGTTAGTCAAACttttacggaaaaaaaaaatgtttttgaatagtagcataaattatttttcaaaaactaaaacAAGTCGTTTTTCAAAAAGCATTTTTTGAAACTTGGCGAACTAGAAAATGCTACTTTAATATTaacaaaagtgtttttcaaattgattataGTCAAATACAAATTTTTACACTCAAAAATTACTTTGTCGAAAACACTTTtcgaaataaataaattttaaaaatttgaagcttggccaaataggctATCAGCGCGAATTTTTTTCGCTTCTTCATAATCAATGAAGAAATGCCAATTTCTTTTAATATATGagattgtaaaagaaactcaaGTTTAGTAttcatttgtttaaaaaatcaataatttagTGAATCGAGCATTTCCATGTGTGTTGTGAGATCTTTTTCATGTCAAATAAATTTCATACTCAATTTCAATTTGTTAGCGTCCGGACCTCCGTCGATGACAAATTCAATTAAGTTCCTTACtgaaaaaagagtaaaaaacaTATGATGAAAGCTCTGATGAAGCGCTCAAATTCAATTTAGATCGATATTTCAAAAAGTTTTTTGGGACTCATTCGGAGCTCGCTTTTAGATGGGGTATGTGTAAAACTTCTCGAGACACATGGGTTGAGCTTTGTTCTGTTAGGCTTATGTCTCAACGCCCGATTATATGTGTGTCTTAAACATGCCCATTACTCAATGTTCAGAACTCGTACCATAATTCTTATCAAATTATTTGCCAAAATCTCTAATGAGCACCGTTCACCCTCTAATTCTTCAGCACGTTGAAGGATAAAAGTTCTATCCTTGTAGAAGTAAGAAGATTGAGAGTTAAGGGCTAGCCTCCTCTTCGCTTCTCCTTATTGGTAGTAGTATTAGTAATCGTGTAGTAATAGCCTTTGGATAGAGTACTTGCAAAACTGCTTGAAACAGATGTGTGGGGATTTGTTCTCTAAGGCTTATGTCTCAATAGCCCGATTGTACGCGCGACTTAAGCACgtttttttgtgcggaatgcccttcaaaggcactagtctttaatttttgcccctcaaattggtggtcttcaATTTATGCCCTTTGCTGAAAACCTCTTGGTTCCGAGTTTGAACCCCTGCTTAGTCAAACAAAAATCGCGAGGTAGAGTTTGAATTTGCAAAGCAGAGTTTCTTTACGCTTCGGGGCGAGTTTACCTTATGCGCAAAACAGCAAAACctcgccttgcgaatccaaactctaccttgtgatttttttttttaaatttttgattgagcgggagttcgaacccgaaaccaagcgaaggacaaaaattaaagaccaccaatttgaggggaaaaaaattaaagaccagtgcctttgaagggaaatcgtgcaaatgacccactTAAGCGTGCCTAATGCCCAATGTTCAGGACTCGCTCAACAGATCTTATTAAATTATGTGACAAATTCTCTATTTAGTATTGTTGACCCTCTAATTCTTTAACAAGTTGATTGATAAAAGTTCTAATAATTTAAAGAAGTAAGAACATTGAGAGTAACTCAATTAATGAGCCATAGGATTGCACAGTCTATAATTAAGGACACTGTGAGGATGAACATCACTTGGCCATTTCTTTTGAGTATAAATAGAAGTTTATATAGTCACTTGCTATCGATCTTCACGTCTTAATTCTATGTCTCTCAAAATTATTGAACTTGTATTATTtactatttataattttattttattcataaaagagtaattgtttaaattatagTACTAATGAAGTGTGCTGATTATTAAAATGTATTGATTATAAACTTGAGCTAGTTCACCGATTTTAAGGACATATTTGACACCAAATTCAAAGGAAGGacaaatttattattatttttttcgtaTTTGATGAGTAATTTTTTAGACTTTTCCCATATTTAAATTTTAGCCGCAGGTCTAAAGTTGGGCTTGGCTTGTTCCTAATTTCAGACTTTTGCAATGCAAGTTTTCAAACTTGAGTCCtagaaatcaaaataaaaaaatgtcaaaGCCAAACTTCAAACATGATGGTTTAATCTTCAAGCTTTCGAATTCTAACTTCAGACATATACGACTAAAGTCTGAAACTTCAGATCCACAATTTTCAGTCTGAACTTGATTCTAAGATGGCTAAAGTTTAAAAACTTTGTAAACTTCAACTATTATTTAAATAGAGATCCATAATGTTGAGCCCAAAAACTCCAGAGCATTAAGGCTGTACCACCTACCAAAATGTTTGTACTTTAATTTTGCTTAATTGTCCATGCCATAAAAAAGGCTAAGGCATAATTGCAGCTATGGCGTTACTGCTTTCAACTTCAACAGCATCAGCTATCTCTCATTTATCTTTGAAACAAAGCATAATTTCTTAGTACCTCAACTACAATTTACAGGTATTCCAATTTCACCCTTTCAATTCTTTCCTCATATTCCAACATTTACATACTTCAGGCCCGAAATTTGTAACTTCAGTCCAGCAGGTCTGAATTTGATCTTGAGGTGGTTAACTTACACAAATATTCCTCTTTGGACGACCATTTATTTTAGTTTCTATTCTTAAAAGTTATGCAAATTGCCTTTTGGACAACGTCAGACTCAAGTCTAATGTTTGCTTTTCTATTGCTCAacctcacaaaaaaaaaatatttgactgTTATTTAAAGTTTGTGATAATTTACAAATTATAGACAACAATCTAacattttttcataaaattttcaattcgctcaaaagaaaaaaaattctttagatCATTATCTAAAAGGTCatcaattaaaagagaaataaaagaggTCATTTATTAAACAACTACTCGTATTACAAAAGGGACAACCAAATAAAGTCTTGAGATGGCTAAAGTTTGAAAACTTTGTAAACTTCTTCTATGCTATAGAGGTCCTAGAAACGGCTATTTTGCGCACTTTCACTGTTAAGACCCAGCATTGGGTTTAGACCCGTAAAATGTTGAACCCGAAAAATCCACAGCATTAAAGGCTGTACCACCTTCCGAAATGCTTGTACTTTAATTTTGCTTAATTGATGCATGTATTCCCCTCCTAACCCCTTtcaattcttttctttcttttccaacatttacatacattaagggtgtgttcggtatgaagtaaaatatttttcacggaAAATGTTAGGTAAAGATAAACTTTGAATATTGCGTTATGAATAACGTTAAACTCAGGTTTAATGTTTGGCTTTTTATATTACCCGTTTTTACAGATCAAACATTAGTCCTTATTTAATGTCTgcaataattaacaaattttaGATTGCAGTCTAATGTTTTctcataaaattttcatttgCTCAAAAGAGATTTTTAGACCATTATCTAAAAAATCCATAAAATgcaacaaaaataagaaaaggtcATTTACCAAACAGAAGGGACTATCGAAttttaggacccgtttggccataagaattattcacttttttcaaaaattagtgtttgaccatgaaaatttcaaatacaactatttggaatttgaaaaacaagaaaaactttcacttttttcacaaccaaacaagtacatttcaacaaaaaaaatgtatttgcaaaaactatgaccaaacacaactccaactccaaaatttccaaaatttccaaaaaagtgaaaaagtttttgatttctatggccaaacgcctacttagtctGATATGGAAAGTATACCTTTGTAAATTTTGGCTATTCTTTAAAATATGAGTCCTAGAAACGGTTATTACTGCACTTGCCCGACTAAACCCGACCCATAAAATGTTGAACCCGAAAAATCCACAGCATTAAGGATGTACCACCTGCCAAAATGTTTGTACTTTAATTATGCTTAACTGAACCATACCATAAAAAAGGCTAAGGCATAATTGCAGCTATGGCGCTACTGCTTTCAACTTCAACAGCATCAGCTACTTCTCATTTATCTTTGAATTTCACCTTTGAAACAAAGCATAGTTTCTTGGTACCACAACTCAAATTTACAGGTATTCCAATTTCACCCTTTCaattatttcttttgttttccaaCACTTTACATacattaagggtgtgttcggtacgaAAGAAAATATTTCACATTACTTATTTGTGTTCGGTacataaacaaaaaataatatctaAAAGCATTTGTttataatatagataaataCTACGGGAtgaggggtgggggtggaggtggggggtgggggtgggtggtggctGTGGttgggtgggtggtgggtggtAGGGAGGAGCGAGGAATCAGTGTGGAATGACACTTGTGAGACTTGTTTTCCTAGTTATATTTATCTTTGAATTTCACCTTTGAAACAAACATTAAggttgtgtttggtatgaagtaAAATGTTCTTCATGGAAAATGTGTTTTTTCGAAAATGTTTTTCAGGAAAATAAGTGGGTTTGTTACTTAATAGgcatttggccataaaaatcaaatattttaccttttttttttatttttttatttttatttttgaagttggagttgaagatggagttgtgtttggttatagtttttacagagaatatttgattttaccaaatgtgaaaaaagtgaaaacaaggtttTAGTAGTTTTTCAAATTCATGTATTTGAGATTTTCacggccaaacgctgattttcaaataaagtgaaaaaaattccgggaaaaaagtgaataattctcatggccaaacgggcacAAGCAAACTATAGTATCCTACAAGCATTTATGTATAATTTAGATAAATAGTATTGGGATGGGGTGGAGGGTGGGGGCGGGGCGGGTGTTGCTGAGGTTGTTGGTCGGGGGTGGGGGAGTGTGGGTTGGGTGGGCGGGGGTGGTGGGGAGGAGACTAGGAACCAATCAATGTGGAAGGCCCATTTGTgagacttgttttccctactttcgttagggaagtcatttccctacttcctagagaaaatgttttaaaaaaattttgaccaaccgaacatgagaaaattggaaaacattttcctccataccaaacacgcCCTAAATGAAGTAACAACGGTAACAAACGTATGAGATTTGTTTTTTCTATTGAATTGATTTGAACAGGTTATACTCaaaaattcaacaagaaaagaTGTCAGCAAACAGTTCCTTTCATGGTTTTATCTGTAATAAAGGGTACTCAATCAAGAACCAAAAGGATAAGTGACAGAAGTAGTAATAGTAGCAGTAGTAATTCAAGAAAAGATAGTAACTTTAAGCTCATATTGAGTGAAGGGAGAGATaatgatgaaaattatggaTGTATATGTCCTGGTTGTGGAATCTTTATGCAAGATGAAAACCCAAATCTTCCTGGTTAttataaggaaaaaagagtggAAGAAGATATAGAGGATTTTTTGGATGATGAGGATGTTGTTGGTGATGGGGATGATGAAAAGGAGGATGAATTTGAGGATTATATTGAGGGGAAATTGGAAGAAAGTGAAGGTGAAGAAATGGGGTCAGAGAGTGAAGATGGATTCGATGCTTGGGATTCAGAGTTGGAAGAAGATGACGACTATTTAAAAGAGCTAGATGGTTTTTTGCCAGCTGGTTTAGGTTATGGTAACATTACAGAAGAGGTTCttgagaaaggaaagaagaaaagggtGTCGAAATCGGAGAGGAAAAAGATGGCGAGGGAAGCAGCTAAGGGAGAGAAAGAGGAGGTCACGGTTTGTGCTCGATGCCATTCATTGAGGAACtatggacaagtgaagaatgaGATGGTCGAAAACCTAATACCCGATTTTGACTTTGACCAATTGATTACTACTAGATTGATGAGACCTACCGGGAGAGCCGATGCCacagttgtagttatggtggttGATTGTGTTGATTTTGATGGTTCCTTTCCGAAACGAGCTGCTAAATCTTTGTTTAAGGCACTAGAACAAAGCAAAGATGGGTTGAAACAAAGTAAAAAGTTGCCTAAGCTTGTTCTTGTGGCTACAAAAGTTGACCTTCTCCCTTCACAAATTTCCCCCGCGCGTTTGGACAAATGGGTTCGACACCGTGCTAAAGCTAATGGAGCACCTAAGTTAAGTGGAGTTTACATGGTAAGTTCCCGTAAAGATTTAGGTGTTCGAAATTTACTGGCATTTATTAAAGAATTGGCTGGTCCTCGAGGAAATGTGTGGGTTATTGGGGCCCAAAATGCAGGCAAGTCGACGTTAATCAACGCATTTGCTAAAAAAGAAGGTGTAAAAGCAACTAAGCTTACAGAAGCTCCTGTACCTGGAACTACTCTGGGAATACTGAGAATCGGAGGAATATTGTCAGCCAAGGCAAAGATGTATGATACTCCGGGCCTTTTACATCCTTATCTTTTGTCCATTCGATTAAATAGGGAGGAGCAAAAAATGGTTGAGATACGAAAGGAGCTGCAACCTCGAACATTTAGGATTAAGGCAAGTTAGTCTCTCTTATTTACTTTTCGTTTTATAGTCCATCATATGATCTGTTTTGTGATAAATAGCTGAAGAACGTACTCTTTTCTAACTTTATGATTACTGAACCGTATTAGTTATTTGAACTTTATGAATAGGTATGAATATCTGTACGAATGTATTGCAGTTAATCCCGTAAGAACGCTTCTTTGATCTGAAATTGCGTTCGAAATAATGATGTGCATGAATATTCAAATTTATCAGTTGACTCACACTTATCAGCACTACCGCACATTCTGATCTTTGCATGATCCCTTAAGCTTTCCTTCAATACAATTTACTATTCATACGGTTACTCCCTGCGTCCAGTTTGTGGGAAGGTGTTTCATTGGTCACGGAGTttaagagaaaaaggaagacatttgaaacttgtggtctaaaacaagcctgAGAAATTTCTTTAACTATAAACATATCATTAGGAATAAAATGGGAAGttttaaaatcaaattgttATAAACTTTTCTAAGGATTTCTCTTgttgggactgactaaaaaggaaggAGTGTCATAAAAATTGGGACGAGGGAGTAGTTGTTAGTACTTATATTCAGAAACTTGTGTACTTATATAGTCTAAAACATGTTGATGTATTAAACACAAAACAGTACATGGGTTGTAACATATACAAGTCATAGTCTCATTAGGAATAAAATGATAGGAAGTTGGTTAAAATCAGTTAAGTTTGATCTCCTGCATTGTGTTGCTGCTATAAACTAGAGTTCCTTTTTTCCAAATTGCCCACCAAATGCAAGCAGGGACCATCTTCCATCTCTTGTCATCTGCTCCAGCTCCAGCTGCCTCCCAACTAAAGAGAGGTAATCTTTCTAGGCATTGTGTCTGAGATTAATGAAGATCTTTGGATCAGTTATCCTGCAGGAGTGACCAACTGTTGTTCACAGAGAAAACATCTTGAGCACATAGTCTTTCTGCATGAAGTTTTGATGTGACATGTGAAAATAGGTTCTGTGCTCTAGAAATAGGTTCAGCCCTTTTGTTTGGTAGGTAATATTGATAAAGCAACTGCCAGGGCTATGAAATTAGAGAGAAATTTGACGAAATGACCTTAAATCCTTGTAAACTGACCCCTAATCGAATTATTTGGGATTCAGATAGCTCCTTTTATACATCCCTCAGAATTAGCTGTTCTTTTAGTTTTATATTGCtgtaaaaaatatatgtgactgCAACAGAACTTTTTGCTGAGATCAAAAGATTTGACtgtaaaatgtatattttgcaactttttttttttgcagcaaGGGCAGACAGTACATATTGGAGGCTTAGTTAGACTGGATTTGGTTCAAGCATCAATAGAAACAATCTATGTCACTGTCTGGGCATCACCAAGTGTTTCTCTTCATTTAGGGAAGACTGAAAATGCTGATGAGCTCAAAAACAACCACGCTGGTGTGAGATTGCAGGTAATACTCTAATTCTTGCAGTATTTCTGATTCAATAATATTTCTTACTTCATTGCCAATTCCACTCGAACAGTATCACTATGTTTTTGGTTGAAGATCAATGTATAGATTTGAGAGAAGTACAAGGAAAGGAGAGGATATTCTTTGTTAAAGAAAAGTAGTAGTGAACAAAACAACTATGAATCAAGTTAGCGTGATAGCTCCCTTCTAGATGTCATAGTGCCGTATGTGTTGACAAGTCCTCTACCCTTGGTTCATCAATAACCAAACTCCCAAGTCCCTACTAATAACTAATAGTCTAGAAGCCCCTTCTTCAGTATTACTTATGCCTATCCTTGTAGATTTTCTAGcccaaaagaaaaatatcatgaaatattttgACTCTCCTTTTAGCCATCCTATATGAAATTTAGTTTTTGGTAGATCGAAAATCATTTCACTGATAATTCGCCAAAGTGGTGCAAAGTTAGTGTTGAGTTGAACTTCCAAAATGTTTTATCCAAATcctatgccaaacaaaataaacttCTTGATCTTCCATGTTGGTGTTTCAACTCCTTTGGCCTTTGGACATccttctcctctctctttctaaATCATCCAAATTAAACACAAGGGTGCTAGCCTCCAAACATCTTTCTGTCTCCCCATTTTGATCCTTCTGTTTCCATAATTTGTTTATTTCCACATTGGTTGGATCTTGGATACAACTGTTCTACCCATGCGCGGTGATGTGATTCGCCAAGCTGAGACAAATCTTTCCAGCTTCAGTTCACCTTATTATGCTTTAGATCTTGAGCTTAAATGAAAAAACATGGTCAGTggggattcatatagctaacgACAACTTGTTTGGGACTCAAGCTGTTCGGGGCAACCGCCTATCGATTTGAGTTTCCCTACCCAGCAGGAGGTGTAACTGGCCCCGGACCCGGACCCGGACCCAAGGGAAGGAGTAGACCCGCAACCTATACGTCTTTCCGAACTGGACCAGCTGATTCTTACTTGCTAAGGAGGATGAGGGAAGCTCTTGACTCTAAGCTAGTCAAAGAAGCACGATTGATCGTTTGCCTTATTTTTGTTGTAGTATCTTGTTATTACAGGGGACATGTAATGGTGAGCTGGTGCTGCACACAATTAGGGTTAAGAATACACTAACCATTTTCTCCTTCATTGAGAGTTCGCCATGTAGCTCTCGAACCATGTCTCTATCCATGCCTGCTCTCTTCTGTCCAAGTGGCACCTACATTACTTCCTAAAGTCACATTAACAAAACAGTGGGAAAGGATGAAATACTGCTATACATAGCGGACTATACAGAATCcggaaaaagaaaagcataatTTTACTAAATTGAATATTGATAGAGTGTAAAATGGAATCTTTTTCTTGGGCTCTGTGGCCCATTTGCAGGTTTTTGTTCTGTCTCTATGTGTTTTCCAAGTTAACACCCAAAGGAAAATTCACTCTAGGAAGCTCAGCAACAAACATTTTTAAGCATATATAATCtaacttgttgtgtttgttCAACGCTCTCCAGTGCTCCTGTTCACCATCTTCTCTTCCTATCTTGCACCTTGATTATTATGGGTCATAGTCTCATAGATGAAACTGGTTTATCGATGCCTCTAAGATGGTTTCAattttcaaaagcttaaaaCAAAAGGATCGTAAAGAGCACAGAATTACTCTAAttgtactttctttttctttaattttccaGCCTCCTGTTTCCGTGGAGCGGGTTTCTGAATTGGGACAATGGCAAAAGCGGGAAGTCAAAGCACGCGGAACAAGCTGGGATGTCAAAAGCATGGATGTGGCTGTCGCTGGCTTAGGATGGTTCTCCCTTGGTTTGAAAGGCGAAGCAGATTTAGCGCTGTGGACATATGATGGCATTCAGATCACATTGCGGGAACCATTGGTACTTGATCGTGCAAGCTCTATCGAAAGACCTGGATTTTGGCTGCCGAAGGCTATATCAGAGGCCATTGCTAACCGATCAAAGATTGAAGGTCAAGAACTTTCAGAAGCAACTGACTAAAAGAGGTAGCTGAGTCAATTTGCTTGTGAACATTTCTAGTGTACAAGGCCTTGTACGCGACTTAAAATATGGTTACTTGAGTAGTGTAGGAAATGGGCAGGTTGAAAACGGGTTAGACTAGAACACATAAGAGTCCCTTATGAAGGAAACCAAATGAAAACAAGAGGGAGAGAACACTTGTGCCATTATAGTGTATGCACACACGTACGTGAATTGGGAAATAGGAAGAGTCAAGATTCCTTCTTGTTTTCATGTCTCTCTTGTAATTAAACACTTGTGAGTTTTAACTGAGGCTGattcaggatttgaagtttatgtgtTCCTATAATAACCTCACTCTTGCCTTTAAATTTACGTttttagtttgacttgacacaaaatgtaagaaaataaagagaacaTTCGAATCTTGTCTAAAAGCaaagatgtgtataatgtacCAAAAGATCATTTGAATCTTGTCTTACTTAAACATGTCACGTGGGATGTAAGAATTAAGGAGTTGCTAAATACAGAAAGTAACATTCTTTTGAAacagattaaaaaagaaaatgagaaacataaattgaaataaaagtaGTAGGAAATAGCTCAACTTGTAGTGGAGTATCTTCAAACATTAACTGGAAAATTCTTGCAAGTTTAACAAACATAAGAAATCACATTACTAGGATATAAGTCGACCAATACACGATTTGAAGTTTTAACTCAACACGTTACAACAGTAAAACAAtggcaaaaaaagaagatgaaaaaacGAGATAGAAATAAGGAAAACACCAAAAATCAACGATATATTTCCTCATCACACCCTTGTAGGCTTGGAGCAATAAAGGGCTGAATCTT contains:
- the LOC132060286 gene encoding GTP-binding protein BRASSINAZOLE INSENSITIVE PALE GREEN 2, chloroplastic, which translates into the protein MALLLSTSTASATSHLSLNFTFETKHSFLVPQLKFTGYTQKFNKKRCQQTVPFMVLSVIKGTQSRTKRISDRSSNSSSSNSRKDSNFKLILSEGRDNDENYGCICPGCGIFMQDENPNLPGYYKEKRVEEDIEDFLDDEDVVGDGDDEKEDEFEDYIEGKLEESEGEEMGSESEDGFDAWDSELEEDDDYLKELDGFLPAGLGYGNITEEVLEKGKKKRVSKSERKKMAREAAKGEKEEVTVCARCHSLRNYGQVKNEMVENLIPDFDFDQLITTRLMRPTGRADATVVVMVVDCVDFDGSFPKRAAKSLFKALEQSKDGLKQSKKLPKLVLVATKVDLLPSQISPARLDKWVRHRAKANGAPKLSGVYMVSSRKDLGVRNLLAFIKELAGPRGNVWVIGAQNAGKSTLINAFAKKEGVKATKLTEAPVPGTTLGILRIGGILSAKAKMYDTPGLLHPYLLSIRLNREEQKMVEIRKELQPRTFRIKARQTVHIGGLVRLDLVQASIETIYVTVWASPSVSLHLGKTENADELKNNHAGVRLQPPVSVERVSELGQWQKREVKARGTSWDVKSMDVAVAGLGWFSLGLKGEADLALWTYDGIQITLREPLVLDRASSIERPGFWLPKAISEAIANRSKIEGQELSEATD